In Phaeodactylum tricornutum CCAP 1055/1 chromosome 21, whole genome shotgun sequence, the following proteins share a genomic window:
- the FTHFS gene encoding fomate-tetrahydrofolate ligase (formate-tertahydrofolate ligase Enzyme involved in folic acid biosynthesis), whose protein sequence is MSSSPASSTDVASTNALGYPKLQPQHPVPTDIQVSQQIVQQVGLLPLSDLAQQLGLTPDEIIPWGIAKAKIPLSVRDTRRAVPNGNYVVVTGINPTPLGEGKSTTTIGLAQALGAVRGRPTVACIRQPSQGPTFGIKGGAAGGGYAQVVPMEEFNLHLTGDIHAVTAANNLLAAAIDTRIFHEDAQSDQALFRRLCPPNKPFSPVMQRRLRKLGIDPHKAPADLTPAEQSKFARLDIDPDTITWQRVLDTCDRHLRVVQVGIGPNEKVTPRSDDPGQPAKPRVQHDRVTGFDITVASEVMAVLALARSLPDLRDKLGAMVVAYSRAGEPVTADDLGCGGALAVLMKDAILPTLMQTVERTPVLVHAGPFANIATGNSSVVADEMALKMVGPDGYCVTEAGFGADIGMEKFFNIKCRASGLKPKCAVIVATVRALKMHGGGPPVSAGKPLQPEYVQENVELVRRGAANLARHVENAKKFGVNVVVAVNQFQTDTPAEIEAVRQAALEAGAYDAVLANHWAEGGQGAADLAIAVEKACADNDEANFRFLYDVNLSIEEKVNVIAKEIYRADGVDFSNTARAQMEKYEASGFGNLPICIAKTQYSFSCDPSAKGAPTGFRVPVREIRSCVGAGFLYPICGDIMTIPGLPTRPGFYDVDIDENGGVVGLF, encoded by the exons ATGTCGTCATCACCGGCGTCGTCCACGGACGTTGCCTCGACCAACGCGTTGGGGTATCCCAAGCTGCAGCCTCAACATCCCGTACCGACCGACATTCAAGTCAGTCAACAAATTGTCCAGCAAGTTGGACTCTTGCCTCTCTCCGACCTCGCCCAACA ACTCGGCTTGACTCCGGACGAGATCATTCCGTGGGGCAttgccaaggccaagatccCCTTGTCGGTCCGGGACACGCGTCGGGCTGTCCCCAACGGCAACTACGTTGTCGTTACGGGGATTAACCCGACACCGCTTGGCGAAGGCAagtccaccaccaccattggACTCGCGCAGGCCTTGGGTGCCGTGCGGGGACGTCCCACCGTGGCCTGTATCCGACAGCCCTCGCAGGGACCCACCTTTGGTATCAAGGGCGGCGCCGCCGGAGGCGGGTACGCACAAGTCGTACCCATGGAAGAATTCAATCTACACTTGACGGGAGATATACacgccgtcacggccgcCAATAATCTACTCGCCGCCGCGATTGATACACGAATCTTTCACGAAGACGCACAGTCCGATCAAGCTCTCTTTCGCAGACTCTGTCCACCCAACAAACCATTCTCGCCCGTTATGCAACGCCGACTCCGCAAGCTCGGTATCGACCCTCACAAGGCACCGGCCGATTTGACCCCCGCGGAGCAGTCCAAATTTGCCCGACTCGATATCGATCCCGATACCATTACCTGGCAACGCGTACTCGATACCTGTGATCGACATTTGCGTGTCGTACAAGTCGGAATCGGTCCCAACGAGAAAGTCACCCCGCGTAGCGACGATCCCGGACAACCCGCCAAACCGCGAGTCCAACACGATCGCGTCACGGGCTTTGATATTACCGTCGCCTCCGAAGTCATGGCCGTCCTCGCCTTGGCCCGTAGTTTGCCGGATTTGCGCGACAAGCTCGGTGCCATGGTGGTCGCCTACAGTCGGGCCGGCGAGCCCGTCACGGCGGACGATTTGGGTTGTGGTGGCGCCCTCGCGGTCCTCATGAAGGACGCCATTTTACCGACGCTCATGCAAACTGTCGAACGTACACCCGTCTTGGTCCACGCCGGTCCTTTCGCGAACATTGCGACGGGAAACTCCTCCGTCGTGGCCGACGAAATGGCGCTCAAAATGGTCGGACCCGACGGATACTGCGTCACGGAAGCCGGATTCGGCGCCGACATTGGCATGGAAAAGTTTTTCAACATCAAATGCCGAGCCAGCGGACTGAAACCCAAATGCGCCGTGATTGTCGCCACGGTGCGGGCGCTAAAAATGCATGGCGGTGGCCCACCCGTGTCGGCCGGCAAACCTTTGCAGCCAGAGTACGTACAGGAAAATGTTGAACTCGTCCGCCGCGGCGCGGCTAATCTGGCCCGGCACGtggaaaacgccaaaaaaTTCGGTGTTAACGTGGTGGTGGCCGTGAACCAGTTCCAAACCGATACTCCCGCGGAGATTGAAGCCGTCCGGCAAGCCGCGCTGGAAGCGGGCGCCTACGATGCCGTTCTGGCCAATCATTGGGCCGAAGGAGGACAAGGCGCCGCGGACCTCGCAATCGCCGTCGAAAAAGCCTGTGCGGACAATGACGAAGCCAATTTTCGATTCCTCTACGACGTCAACTTGTCCATTGAAGAAAAGGTCAACGTTATTGCCAAGGAAATCTACCGCGCCGACGGTGTCGACTTTTCCAACACGGCCCGGGCGCAGATGGAAAAGTACGAGGCATCGGGCTTTGGCAATTTGCCCATTTGTATCGCCAAGACGCAGTATAGTTTTAGTTGCGATCCGTCCGCCAAGGGCGCTCCTACCGGATTTCGCGTTCCGGTCCGCGAAATCCGTAGCTGCGTCGGCGCCGGATTTCTCTACCCCATTTGCGGCGACATTATGACTATTCCAGGACTCCCAACCCGGCCCGGATTTTACGACGTGGacattgatgaaaatggtggCGTTGTGGGACTGTTCTAA
- a CDS encoding predicted protein, with amino-acid sequence MSSTSHQGPGSFPHIPRAPLPTTVLLTTVAPCLRTSGALREWLGHGGGYVPRSLQCVGDPNGPGTALVTLPHAEAAAKLVAAIRHNHTDSHNHIGAHLVPVNPDIPLPPALVDPETTQTLAQALRDSLHKITRDGPSTDVTTPALAPTLPERTPDASLRPAVEPHADPEDEDPLTSPAVLNAVKAFRDQLEVQQGTKATRRKALVAQTLAQVLPAMRLRRQQEPSVTHAPTPTPLPPAAIVPTPTTTTLPVPPPPPLPAQAPPAPRGVSNLPAWMTQANLSAEPPTASATEPPPSKRPKLDTAQPFPALPPAAHAPLRDFVTAQIQHYLGEAETSLIELIVQFVLRPDGEPAQGLLPELDVLEDDAHALLQALWDHTQHLATA; translated from the coding sequence ATGAGTAGTACTAGTCACCAGGGTCCCGGTAGTTTTCCGCATATACCGCGGGCTCCGTTGCCGACGACGGTCTTGTTGACCACGGTGGCCCCGTGTTTGCGCACGTCCGGGGCCTTGCGCGAATGGCTCGGCCACGGTGGGGGCTACGTCCCGCGGTCCCTCCAGTGTGTGGGCGATCCCAATGGTCCCGGGACGGCCCTCGTCACACTCCCTCAcgccgaagccgccgccaaattGGTCGCGGCAATCCGACACAACCACACGGACAGTCACAACCACATCGGAGCACACTTGGTTCCCGTCAATCCGGATATTCCCTTGCCACCCGCATTGGTGGATCCGGAAACGACACAAACATTGGCACAGGCCCTCCGCGACAGTTTGCACAAAATCACTCGCGACGGACCTTCCACCGACGTGACAACCCCGGCACTCGCTCCCACTTTGCCCGAGCGCACCCCGGACGCATCTTTACGTCCCGCCGTCGAGCCCCACGCCGACCCCGAGGACGAAGATCCCTTGACGTCTCCAGCCGTCTTGAACGCCGTCAAGGCCTTTCGGGATCAACTCGAAGTACAACAGGGCACCAAAGCCACCCGCCGTAAAGCCTTGGTGGCACAGACGCTGGCACAAGTCTTGCCCGCGATGCGACTCCGGAGGCAACAGGAACCCTCGGTGACGCACGCACCCACACCCACCCCACTACCACCAGCAGCAATAGTGCCAAcacccaccaccacaaccCTGCCGGtaccgccgccaccaccgctTCCCGCCCAGGCGCCTCCGGCACCCCGGGGTGTTTCCAACTTACCCGCCTGGATGACGCAAGCCAATCTATCCGCGGAACCACCAACCGCGTCGGCCACGGAACCACCCCCCAGCAAACGACCCAAACTGGATACTGCGCAACCCTTCCCGGCCCTCCCTCCCGCGGCTCACGCACCACTCCGGGACTTTGTCACGGCACAAATTCAGCATTATCTAGGCGAAGCCGAAACGAGTCTCATTGAATTGATTGTACAGTTTGTCCTTCGACCCGACGGGGAGCCAGCCCAAGGCCTCCTACCCGAACTCGATGTCCTCGAAGACGATGCCCACGCGTTGCTCCAGGCACTCTGGGATCACACCCAACACCTGGCCACGGCGTAA